One Clupea harengus chromosome 3, Ch_v2.0.2, whole genome shotgun sequence DNA window includes the following coding sequences:
- the foxb1a gene encoding forkhead box protein B1a produces the protein MPRPGRNTYSDQKPPYSYISLTAMAIQGCPEKMLPLSEIYKFIMDRFPYYRENTQRWQNSLRHNLSFNDCFIKIPRRPDQPGKGSFWALHPGCGDMFENGSFLRRRKRFKLMMAMDALASNKPSDAAHYLQQQAKLRLSALAATGTHLPQMSSYNLGVSQPSTFKHPFAIENIIAREYKVPGGFAFSTMQSMSAGYPLHNQLTTAWPHMYNTNVIDTAPISMASSDYSAYGIPIKSLCHGGQTLPAIPVPIKPTPTSVPGLSSLPHHIPAFLSNSPQSLSPTSPQTATSQSSPATPSETLTNPSTLQSVSVH, from the coding sequence ATGCCTCGACCAGGAAGAAACACATACAGCGACCAGAAACCTCCTTATTCCTACATCTCCCTGACCGCCATGGCCATACAGGGCTGCCCGGAGAAGATGCTCCCACTAAGCGAGATTTACAAGTTCATCATGGACCGTTTTCCTTATTACAGAGAAAACACGCAGAGGTGGCAGAACTCTTTACGACACAATCTGTCTTTCAACGATTGTTTCATCAAGATCCCTCGCCGTCCGGACCAGCCTGGAAAGGGCAGTTTTTGGGCGCTGCATCCCGGGTGCGGAGACATGTTCGAGAACGGAAGTTTCTTGAGGCGGCGCAAGCGTTTTAAATTAATGATGGCCATGGATGCTCTGGCTTCAAATAAGCCTTCCGATGCTGCACATTATCTTCAGCAACAAGCCAAACTTCGACTCAGCGCACTCGCAGCCACCGGTACACACCTCCCGCAGATGTCCAGCTACAACTTGGGAGTGTCACAGCCGTCCACTTTCAAGCATCCATTCGCCATAGAGAACATAATTGCCAGAGAGTACAAGGTACCAGGAGGGTTTGCCTTTTCCACCATGCAGTCAATGTCTGCTGGCTACCCCCTGCACAACCAATTGACCACGGCCTGGCCTCATATGTACAACACCAATGTGATCGACACGGCTCCTATCTCAATGGCCAGCAGTGATTACAGTGCCTACGGCATACCCATCAAGTCCCTTTGCCACGGGGGACAGACCTTACCAGCTATCCCTGTTCCAATTAAACCCACGCCGACCTCAGTACCTGGCCTGTCGTCGCTGCCCCACCATATTCCCGCGTTCCTGTCAAACTCTCCGCAGTCTTTAAGCCCTACATCTCCTCAAACAGCCACCAGCCAAAGCAGCCCTGCCACCCCCAGCGAGACACTCACAAATCCGTCAACACTACAGTCTGTATCGGTGCACTGA